The genomic region ACGCCGAGACCGAGATGGGCTCCATCGACATCCTTATCAACAACTCGGGGGTGAGCACCACGCAGCGTATCCAGGATGTCGCCCCCGAAGACTATGACTTTGTGTTCGATACCAACGTGAAGGGAGCCTTCTTCGTTGCGCAGGAAGTGGGCAAGCGCATGCTGGCCCGCTCACGGGGCGCAGCGCCTGGCAGTTTTACGGGGGGGCGCATCATCAACATTGCTTCCATGGCAGGGCTCAAGGTGCTGCCGCAGATTGGCGTGTACTGCATGAGCAAGGCCGCGGTGGTGCACATGACCCGGGCCATGGCGGTGGAATGGGGCAAGTACGGCATCAACGTCAACGCCATTTGCCCAGGCTATATCGACACGGAAATCAACCACCACCACTGGCAAACCGAGCAGGGGCAGAAGCTGGTGAACATGCTGCCCCGCAAGCGCATCGGCAGCCCCGAGGATCTGGATGCGCTGCTGGTCATGCTGGCCAGCGATCAAAGCCATTTCATCAATGGTGCCGTGATTGCCGCGGATGACGGGTTTGCCGTGTGACGATCACGTTTCTGTTGAGTGGCTAAGGCAATAAAACGCTGTGCGCGACCGGTACTCTGTTCACCTTGGCAACCCCGAGCAAGAGCATGAGTTTCAGCTCAGGCAGGTAACGTATGGCGGATTGAGGGGCTTCGTAGGCGCGTGTGTTGCGCAGTTGTTCCTCCAGCTTGAGCACGCGGCCTGATGGCAGGTGCTCAATGCTCAGGGTGCGCACGCCGGTGTAGAACGTTGCGTTGATGGGGGCCTCTGTTCCAAAAAAGCCACCGGGGACCTTCGACTGTCTTCGCTTGCCTTCAAACGCGGTGGTGATGCGCAGCGTGCCATCGCGACTGTTGCAACTGCCTTCAAACGCTGCTGCGCATTCCATCGGCAGAGCAGAGGCCTGCACCGTGACGGGCTGGGCGTCGGTTGCCTGCAGCACATCCAGTGCAACTGGAACCAGCTTGACATGGGCTTGCGCACCTTGGCCTTCTTTCACCACTTGCCAGACAGCGGCGCCAGGGGCATTGGGTATCTGCAGCCGTGCAATCCCTATCCCCGTGCCCAGGTAATAGGTGGGCACAGCGTGTTCATGCGGTTGGCTGCGGAACAGGGTGGCTGAAAGCAACGGAGACTGTGACCCGGCCGGTACTTCCAGTGGCAGAAGTTGCGCAGGCAGGCTGCCACTGGGCGGACCAAATCCCTCGGA from Acidovorax sp. DW039 harbors:
- a CDS encoding SDR family oxidoreductase, which codes for MAYSIDLSGRVALVTGASSGLGAQFARTLARAGAGVVLASRRIEKLKELRARIEGEGGDAHVVELDVTDHDSIKAAVAHAETEMGSIDILINNSGVSTTQRIQDVAPEDYDFVFDTNVKGAFFVAQEVGKRMLARSRGAAPGSFTGGRIINIASMAGLKVLPQIGVYCMSKAAVVHMTRAMAVEWGKYGINVNAICPGYIDTEINHHHWQTEQGQKLVNMLPRKRIGSPEDLDALLVMLASDQSHFINGAVIAADDGFAV